In the Hemitrygon akajei chromosome 19, sHemAka1.3, whole genome shotgun sequence genome, gcatgcagacatggtcaagaggttgcgttgttgttcacaccaaacatcagaatggggaagtaatgtgttctaagtgaccttgactgtggtttgattgttggtgccaaatggtgtgatttgagtgtctcagaaactactgatctcctgcgattttcacacacaagtctctagATTTACACAAAATGGTGTTAAAGACAAATCATCccatgagtggcagttctgtggacaaaaaacatcttgtgaatgagagaggacagaggagaatggccagcctGGTTCAaagtgacaggaaggcaacagtagctTAAAATAATCACGTgttccaacagtggtgtgcaggagagcatctctgaatgcacaacatgtcaaactttgaagttGATGAGCCTCcaggagcagaagaccacaaatgtacacttagtggccactttattaggtacaagaggtattCCTTCCTATACCCTATAAGTCAATGAAACAAACTAATTTATTACCATAATTCTGCATTCTAACCATGTTCActaacctcccatgagggacctcatcaaaagccttctggaaatccaatacTTCCTCTGGTTCCTTCTCACCCACTCAATGATATACATCTTCAAAGGCTTTATGTGGATTAGTCAAGCATAATTTCTGTTTCATAAATGCATACAAAGTCTGTTCAATCATATTTCTATTATAGATTGCAGAATTTTCCCTATTCCCTTTGGGAGCTAAATCATAATTTAATGCTGAGGATGGTTTTTATCCAATGGGCATATCATGGTATCTAAACAATACACAAAGCAGTCATGATCTTACTGAAAAATGGAGCAGGTTCAAAGAGCTTCATGGATTATTCCTCCTATTTCTTTCATTCTCAAATTCTATCAAAACATTTTCAATTGTATTCATCTAAAAATAATCCTTCACTACTTCACCTTAAATGAGCTTCATCATAATTTGCAACTGAAGTGTAGATTTATACATTGAAATCTCTTTTTTTAACCTCTGCACTACTTGGACATTACCTTCTAGTAATATGACTATTTTATTACCAAAATTTATAAGTTAGTATATCCAGGTTGGAATCTGTaagtttatttattgtgatacagcgtggaataggccctcctgGCCCCTCAAGCCCCACtggccagcaatcccctgatttaacccaagcctaatcacaggatgatttgcaatggccaattaacctatcaactgtaCGATGTCgcactctgggaggaaactggatcaccaggCAGAAACCCCCCCACACAGTCATGTGGTCCCGACAGGCAGTGGCAGGGGAACATGTTGTGATTTGTTATAGCCCTTCCAGGTATTGACAATACCTAAAAACTTTGGTTGTGGACTTTAGACATGCTTTTGACCACATTGTTATAAACAATGATCTTAGCACTAATTTTCTAGCAATCCAACTTAGTCTTATGGTACACTTAGCATTAAATTCTATGTTCCATCCTGAAGCTACCTATCTAACTGCTATTTGTTATCTGATTTAGCAGGCTACGGTAAGTCCTTATTCTTGAATTGACCTTGCAAATAAATCTATTTCCAGATGTAATCCACACAAAATACTAAAGCAGGCACAGCAAGCAACTATTAGCAAATTTTAGACTTGTTCAGAAGCTATGCCCCAAATATCAGCATTTCCCTTTCGTTTCGAATTCAGCTGAATTTACTGTCTCCTCGTCTTTCAGATGTGCAGCAAGAATGAATTCATTTAAAGTTTTGATTATTCATCATCATAATACTAATACTAGATGAATAGTATTAACTGAAAAACGACTACAGCATTATAGAGGAGTCAAGGAACTATTACTCACAGATTTTAAATAGGCCACGTTGCTCTGACGAATATCATTTAGCAAATTATCTCGAGGGGTACGTTCAACCACAGGTGCCTGCCGCGTCCTGGGAACTGGTTTTAGCGACCTTATCATAGCCTTTAAGTTTGGCGTTTCATTCCCACCTGTTCTATCTTGAATAACCTTTTTTTTACTTGTTTGTTTGGGCGTTTTTCTAAGTTGCACTTTTGGAGCAGTGCTCGGCGAGAGACTGTGAAAGGCGACGGGTGGGAGGAAGTGATCTTCCTCACACAGGTTGGAGAAACTCGGCATGTAGGCGCCCAACATAGCCAGAGTGTCGGGGGAGATTTTCTGACAGGCGTTCACCATGATTTCTTGCTCCTGTGCAGACTGGTTTCTCTGTTGTTCCAGTCTCCTCTGCCGCTGTTGATCCAGATTGCGACTCAGCAAGTTGGTGACTACCATCCTGGGCCCTGGCAACTCAAAGTGATAACCCAACTTCAGCAGCGTTGTGTTGGCTTTGAGAAGCCTGGCGATCTCCATCTCAGCATGGTGCCCCAACATATGCCTTTGGTTGTGAAACCTCAGCTCAGTCAGGACCTCGTTGTATTGCAAGCATCTCATAATAGCCACAATCCCTTTGCCTGAGATGTAGTTGGACTCGATGTTGAGGGTAATGATTTTCTTGTTTTCTCTCAGCATGTTGGCTATGGCAAAGGCAATAGTATCATCGGCACCTGTGTTTGTGATGCTGAAAGAAGTTACGTGCTTGTTCTTCTTTAAAGCTTCCACAAAGCTTTTCAGCATATCTTTTGGGATGTTTTCTATGTTATTCAGGTTGACCTCTTTAACATCTGGCTTGTTCTTGCGGATATTGGCTAGCGACTCGTCCAACAGCGTTGGGTTCCCTGAAGGCCTAGCAGTAAGTTTGAGGAAACTGCTGTCCATTTCCAGCTTCTTTCCCGCCTTTAGTTTCCCCTTCGGCTCGCTGCTTTCTTTTTGCGGTGCGGGGAGTTCTTTATTGGGCTCTCCTTCGTCATTATGTTCTTCGTCCCGATCCTTGGAGGATCCTGCATCTGCCTTGTCACACAAAGAGTCGGTGTCTTCGATTAGCCGCTGGCCGTGCGGCTGCTCCAGGTTCTCCTCCTCGGCTTTCTCCGTGTCACTGCTCTGTTCAGCATCGGCTTCAGTCACTGGCATTTCTTTGTCTTGCTGTGCCTTCATCGTCTCCAccagctccttctctttctctgATTTGTAAGGGACAGCTTTGCTCTCCGGCTCGCCGCCTTCCACCTGCTGGATCTGCGGACTATTCCCATCACGGTTATCcgctccttctcctcctccatctCTGGGTTCCACCTCACTTTCATTCCTTTCCTCCTCACAGTGGTTTTCAGCTTGTGTTTCATTGACATTTTTCATTGAATTTTGCTGTTTGGAAAAGAGAAGTTAAAATTTTGCTCATACTTCTTGCTTTCGGTGTAAAGCTAACAGGCACCTCCGTTCCAATTTAACTCCATTGAGAAGGATTGAATTAAATTTAGAATCCTTACACGTTTACTAAACTTTTCCATTTCAAAGCGTCACAATTGAATTGCTTCGAAAATTGGAAGAGTGAAATGAATTAATATTACAGCACATGCTCTGGTTCACTCCTTTAGCGAACTGACTGACTTTCTATTTATATAATTGACCATGTGTCTAGCTAGCAAAAGGTGGCGATAGAAGAGATACCAAGCAGTAATACCTACAATAAAAAGGGCAAAAAGCCCatttatttaataactggtaaCGTCCTCGGTACTCTAAATTAGTCTCGTTAATTAAATTAATATCGTTACTTAGTTATCTGTGTTACATAGTTGTGCAGATCATCGCTGAGTTACCGTCGCTTTGCCTTGCTACAGTTCTCTGGGGCGATCCGCTGTTGGCATGCGCTGGGTTTACATACTCACCTCGCTCGCCAGCAGAGTGGCCGGAATCCTCTCTTCCTCCAGCAGTCGATTCGATTTCTTCTCCCAGAACAAGTACTCAATCAAGGATCTGTGATCGAAGGAGCCAGTGGGCGCTTTCTCCGTGTGATCCTTCTGCCTGTGGCCCAAGGGCACCAATGGGTCAGGGTCCAGGTCTTCCATCTCAGTTTGCAGTTGTTTTAATTCTTCAGCAGACAAGGTGGCGAGGATCTCGTCATCATCCAGCTCCCCGCTGCTGTCCGCCTCTTCTTCAAGTTGTTTTAATTCTTCAGCAGACAAGGTGGCGAGGATCTCGTCGTTATCCAGCTCCCCGCTGCTGTCCGCCTCTTCTTCAAGTTGTTTTAATTCTTCAGCAGACAAGGTGGCGAGGATCTCGTCGTCATCCAGCTCCCCGCTGCTGTCCGCCCCTTCTTCAAGCTCCTGGTTTCTGCACTCAGACATGGTGCCGGCCCGCTGACAACGTTATCACTGAGTGTTACCCTCGCTCTTCAGAGAAAGTGTGAAGAGAGCGTCCCGCGGCAGTAACGCGACGGCTCTTCTGTGCCTGGGGTCTATGTTAAATGTATTTATGGATCATGTGAGCTTCTGTGGCAGCAGCTTGTGCCGGCTCCAAGCCACCCTGACATTTCTCTACAGCTGCCTCCCTTTTTCGTCAACCCGCAGGTCACAGAAGGTTTTCGAGAACATTCGTTGGTAGTGTAACTTAAAACTACTCTGACAGATGGCATTTACGACGTAAATATTAGTGTATCCAGCCTGGAGGTCTAATTGCGGGATCTTGGGGACGGGAACGGGCTCCAAGTCATTGGCATCGTTTGTTCTAATTTAATTAAGCCAGCCTCACGGCAAGACTTGTAGCTACTTACCAGAGTTCATTTCAGCTGTGAGAAATCCAGTCTGAGAATGCAGTGGAGAGCacgacgccccccccccccaccccaaattaaaaatatttatttgtgCATGAAGTAAAACACAAGCAGGACAAATCTTGCTTGGCATTTAAAGTGTAATCACGTCAAACCATTTATTATGTATTAAATCAATGCATTCTATTTAGAGAGCCCCAATGCCAGTATTTGGCTTGGTGAGAGGTTGCTACACAGGACCCAATCCCTCAGTATCCAGTGGCAGCAGGACCTTAGATTGCTGTTTATCCCCACTGCAGAGCTGAACAAGTGCAACATTATTGGAGGTATCATTTTGCCTATAGAACAATAAACTCAGAccttgcttcccctcccctcttaaaTGGAAACTAAAGGTCACAGGTCCCTGAAGTGAGGCACCATCATATCCTCTCTGCCCTGGCAGAGGGTTACTGAAACACACCCTCAGCAGCTGCCCAAAAGCCTTGGGAGAAGGCTGCTATCACTGACGCCATGACCAGGTGCTGAAAGCAGTGGCAGAGAGTCTCTTTTTGCCATTAACAACAGTAGGCACCTCCACCAATGCAGAAAGCCTATAAGCCTTTGTCATAGCTGGAGACTAACCACAGCCTCAGCCCAGATCATTGGCAGGCTTGCTTGCCTCAGTATCTGACAGGCCCTGACTTTATTGCATCATCATCCTTGAGGCCTGACATGGCCATTCTGTCAGAAAGCCTGAACCAGCTGGTCATGGAATAACCGGCAGTGCCTTGAGAAGACCGGATAGAGGAGGCATTTGAGCATAAGACAGCCAAATACCAGGAGCTtttagagcagtgccagagatgGGCAGAGGGCACAATGTGAGCCTATGGAGGCGGGGTGGAGAAGTTGTGCTCGCTGCTCGCTGTGCAGAACCTACTCACTCCTTGGCATAATGGGGTCTGCAtgaaaagagccatcaggaccatcacagaggtactgagtgagcctccagatggctatggatgGAGAGGTGTGACCTCTGGATCGA is a window encoding:
- the lmod3 gene encoding leiomodin-3, which produces MSECRNQELEEGADSSGELDDDEILATLSAEELKQLEEEADSSGELDNDEILATLSAEELKQLEEEADSSGELDDDEILATLSAEELKQLQTEMEDLDPDPLVPLGHRQKDHTEKAPTGSFDHRSLIEYLFWEKKSNRLLEEERIPATLLASEQNSMKNVNETQAENHCEEERNESEVEPRDGGGEGADNRDGNSPQIQQVEGGEPESKAVPYKSEKEKELVETMKAQQDKEMPVTEADAEQSSDTEKAEEENLEQPHGQRLIEDTDSLCDKADAGSSKDRDEEHNDEGEPNKELPAPQKESSEPKGKLKAGKKLEMDSSFLKLTARPSGNPTLLDESLANIRKNKPDVKEVNLNNIENIPKDMLKSFVEALKKNKHVTSFSITNTGADDTIAFAIANMLRENKKIITLNIESNYISGKGIVAIMRCLQYNEVLTELRFHNQRHMLGHHAEMEIARLLKANTTLLKLGYHFELPGPRMVVTNLLSRNLDQQRQRRLEQQRNQSAQEQEIMVNACQKISPDTLAMLGAYMPSFSNLCEEDHFLPPVAFHSLSPSTAPKVQLRKTPKQTSKKKVIQDRTGGNETPNLKAMIRSLKPVPRTRQAPVVERTPRDNLLNDIRQSNVAYLKSVPLPKLLS